One genomic region from Vitis riparia cultivar Riparia Gloire de Montpellier isolate 1030 chromosome 17, EGFV_Vit.rip_1.0, whole genome shotgun sequence encodes:
- the LOC117904456 gene encoding dCTP pyrophosphatase 1-like: MESSDEFSRKTKDVSLQELRDRLAEFARVRGWEQYHSPRNLLLALVGEVGELSEIFQWKGEVARGLPNWTAADKTHLEEELSDVLLYLVQLADVCGLDLGQAALSKIIKNAQKYPVVNQTISTTFN, translated from the exons atggagaGTTCCGAtgagttttctagaaaaactAAGGATGTTTCCCTTCAAGAACTTAGGGATAGGCTTGCAGAGTTTGCTAGAGTAAGGGGATGGGAGCAATATCACAGTCCTAGAAATCTCCTTCTAGCTCTA GTGGGAGAGGTTGGAGAGCTCTCTGAGATATTCCAGTGGAAGGGAGAAGTCGCAAGAGGACTGCCCAATTGGACCGCAGCCGATAAGACGCATTTAGAAGAGGAGCTGTCTGATGTTTTACTCTATCTAGTTCAACTTGCTGATGTTTGTGGGCTCGATCTTGGCCAAGCAGCTCTATCAAAGATAATCAAGAATGCTCAGAAATACCCGGTTGTTAATCAGACAATTTCAACCACCTTCAACTAG